Proteins encoded in a region of the Paenibacillus pedocola genome:
- a CDS encoding methyl-accepting chemotaxis protein, which translates to MSVRRSKNVLVTLLLLLVGLYGLWIDMLWVHKLVFLVLMAALGGFAWNAYRRGLQREEFLKQTRDQVESLSNEIVVTSDRLHGALEEISRHTEGLQQTADYSHAYEVDLQTRSTEAKANIEGAFATMGGVADVTAHIKELTERLGANMLDARQEMTGMLGSLRNTDAVMAELQEQSADMLNKFTALSGHLALVEEINSLIVGIVNETSLLALNASIEAARAGEQGRGFAVVAGRIRQLADQSRSSVERSSAVLSDINNGVRQVLESVTKEQNAVSHGVNEVAAVKLRLSDMSARIEEVGTAVADTVTAASRQSGLIGIVTGELSGAVAIVNETIAGVDLTLEQVTRQRSQIGQLNEISASLLGESQALQQSVNQIAGREAVEMSQYAARLQEMQSLLQEISAKQELCAPDAVSHGNVLTACMKRVPDVQAIWSNRTDGTFIYSEPAAGLMNAKRRDWWNGAMSEGEYVSRPYVSAITKRSCITLSRAIKNGQGETVGVVGIDLAV; encoded by the coding sequence ATGTCAGTTCGCCGGAGTAAGAATGTCCTAGTCACACTGTTGCTGCTGCTGGTTGGTCTGTATGGGTTATGGATTGATATGCTTTGGGTCCATAAGCTGGTGTTCCTGGTGTTGATGGCGGCACTCGGCGGGTTCGCATGGAATGCTTACCGTAGGGGACTACAGAGGGAGGAGTTTCTGAAGCAAACCCGGGACCAAGTCGAAAGTCTCAGCAATGAAATTGTCGTTACCTCGGACAGGCTGCACGGGGCGCTTGAGGAAATCAGCCGCCATACGGAAGGGCTGCAGCAGACAGCCGATTATTCACATGCCTATGAAGTAGACCTGCAGACCCGCAGCACTGAGGCTAAGGCTAATATCGAAGGCGCCTTTGCGACAATGGGCGGAGTGGCGGATGTAACCGCACATATTAAGGAACTGACCGAACGGCTGGGGGCAAATATGCTGGATGCCCGTCAAGAGATGACGGGCATGCTCGGCTCCCTCCGGAACACGGATGCGGTGATGGCGGAATTACAGGAGCAGAGCGCGGATATGCTGAACAAGTTCACCGCACTGAGCGGTCATCTTGCCCTGGTAGAGGAGATTAATTCCCTGATTGTCGGGATTGTGAATGAGACCTCGCTGCTGGCGTTGAATGCCTCGATTGAAGCGGCACGGGCCGGGGAGCAGGGACGGGGATTTGCCGTGGTTGCCGGCCGCATCAGGCAGCTGGCTGATCAGAGCCGAAGCTCGGTGGAACGGTCTTCAGCTGTGCTGTCGGATATCAATAACGGGGTCCGGCAGGTGCTGGAGTCAGTAACTAAAGAGCAGAATGCTGTCTCCCATGGGGTGAATGAAGTAGCGGCTGTGAAGCTGCGGCTGTCCGATATGTCGGCAAGAATCGAAGAGGTAGGGACCGCCGTTGCCGATACCGTTACCGCCGCCTCGCGGCAGAGCGGGCTGATCGGAATAGTGACAGGGGAGCTGAGCGGTGCGGTGGCCATTGTGAATGAGACCATTGCCGGTGTAGACCTGACGCTGGAGCAGGTAACACGGCAGCGTTCGCAAATTGGACAGCTGAATGAGATCAGCGCCAGTCTGCTTGGCGAGTCGCAGGCTTTGCAGCAGTCGGTGAACCAGATAGCCGGACGGGAGGCTGTTGAAATGAGCCAGTACGCTGCCCGGCTGCAGGAAATGCAGAGCCTGCTGCAGGAAATTTCAGCGAAGCAGGAGCTGTGTGCACCGGATGCTGTCAGCCATGGCAATGTACTCACTGCCTGCATGAAAAGGGTGCCAGATGTCCAGGCGATCTGGTCCAACCGCACGGACGGCACTTTTATCTACTCCGAGCCGGCGGCCGGACTGATGAACGCCAAACGCCGCGACTGGTGGAACGGGGCGATGAGCGAAGGTGAATATGTCTCCCGGCCGTATGTATCGGCGATTACCAAACGCTCCTGTATCACTTTGTCCCGGGCCATTAAGAACGGGCAGGGGGAGACAGTGGGTGTAGTGGGAATTGACCTGGCAGTATAA
- a CDS encoding nucleotidyltransferase family protein, with translation MRIHDEEELLRLVAEDRWMMDILAAARDLGLPDCWVCAGFVRSKVWDVQHDFTSRTPLGDVDVIYYDPADIREEIEKAWEARLREADPSVPWSVKNQARMHVVNDLEPYTSATDGMSKFPETATALGLALTGQGEVILSAPHGVRDVLDLIVRPSPLFNANPRLHPVYEERIAKKNWQGVWNQLQVILPGQFPLHPLSPPARS, from the coding sequence TTGCGGATACATGATGAAGAAGAGCTGCTGCGTCTAGTTGCCGAAGACCGCTGGATGATGGATATTCTGGCAGCTGCCAGGGATCTGGGGTTGCCGGATTGCTGGGTCTGCGCCGGATTTGTGCGCTCTAAAGTGTGGGATGTCCAGCATGACTTTACCAGCAGAACACCTTTGGGGGATGTGGATGTAATATATTACGACCCTGCCGATATTCGGGAGGAAATAGAGAAAGCCTGGGAAGCCCGGCTGCGGGAGGCCGATCCATCGGTCCCCTGGTCGGTCAAAAACCAGGCGAGAATGCATGTTGTTAACGATCTGGAGCCCTATACATCGGCCACAGACGGCATGTCAAAATTTCCTGAAACGGCGACTGCCCTGGGTCTTGCACTTACCGGACAGGGCGAGGTTATCTTATCTGCGCCACACGGGGTCAGAGATGTACTTGACCTGATCGTGAGACCCTCCCCACTGTTCAACGCCAACCCCCGGCTTCATCCTGTCTACGAAGAACGGATAGCCAAAAAGAACTGGCAGGGAGTCTGGAATCAGCTGCAGGTTATACTGCCAGGTCAATTCCCACTACACCCACTGTCTCCCCCTGCCCGTTCTTAA
- the odhB gene encoding 2-oxoglutarate dehydrogenase complex dihydrolipoyllysine-residue succinyltransferase, with protein sequence MSEIKVPDLGESISEGTIYKWLVKEGDTVGQGDVLAELETDKVNLEISAEEDGVISAILRQAGENVAVGEAIGVIGSAGEAAAPQAAGGSQPEAAPAASSASPAAAPAAAEAPAAAAQAPAAPEGAAAGTAALASPGARKLARERGIDLGEVSARDPIGRIGQADVNGHGAAGQGAAAPSAPAPQAAPAAAKPAAANAAPQQDGKAVERKRMSRRRLTIASRLVEAQQTAAMLTTFNEVDMTAILDIRKRRKDAFKEKHDVGLGFMSFFTKAVIGALKAYPLLNAEIDGEELLIKKFYDIGIAVSAKEGLVVPVVRDADRLSFPEIERQIGELAAKARANTLSLPELQGGTFTITNGGVFGSLLSTPILNTPQVGILGMHKIQLRPIALDEERTVNRPMMYIALSYDHRIVDGSEAVSFLVKVKELLEDPEALLLEG encoded by the coding sequence GTGTCCGAAATTAAAGTACCCGATCTGGGCGAATCGATTTCCGAAGGAACGATCTACAAATGGCTGGTAAAGGAAGGCGACACCGTCGGTCAGGGCGATGTGCTGGCCGAGCTTGAAACTGACAAGGTCAATCTTGAGATCAGTGCCGAGGAGGATGGCGTCATCTCCGCCATCCTCCGCCAGGCTGGCGAGAACGTCGCCGTAGGCGAGGCGATCGGCGTGATCGGCAGCGCCGGCGAAGCCGCTGCACCGCAGGCCGCCGGGGGCAGCCAGCCCGAGGCGGCGCCTGCAGCCAGCAGCGCAAGTCCCGCTGCTGCGCCAGCGGCAGCGGAGGCTCCGGCCGCCGCTGCCCAGGCACCAGCCGCTCCCGAAGGCGCGGCTGCCGGCACTGCGGCCCTGGCTTCGCCGGGGGCGCGCAAGCTGGCCCGGGAGCGGGGCATCGACCTCGGCGAGGTCAGTGCCCGCGACCCCATCGGCCGGATTGGCCAGGCCGATGTGAACGGCCATGGCGCAGCCGGCCAGGGGGCCGCTGCGCCGTCCGCTCCGGCGCCGCAGGCTGCACCTGCGGCAGCGAAGCCCGCTGCGGCTAATGCAGCGCCGCAGCAGGACGGCAAGGCCGTGGAGCGCAAGCGCATGTCGCGCAGACGGCTGACGATTGCCAGCCGCCTGGTTGAAGCGCAGCAGACCGCGGCCATGCTGACCACCTTCAACGAGGTGGACATGACCGCCATCCTCGACATCCGCAAACGGCGCAAGGATGCCTTCAAAGAGAAGCATGATGTCGGACTCGGCTTCATGTCCTTCTTCACCAAGGCTGTCATCGGTGCGCTCAAAGCCTATCCGCTGCTGAATGCAGAGATTGACGGCGAGGAGCTGCTGATTAAGAAATTCTATGATATCGGCATCGCTGTATCCGCCAAGGAAGGACTGGTTGTGCCGGTTGTCCGTGATGCGGACCGGCTCAGCTTCCCGGAAATCGAGCGGCAGATCGGCGAACTGGCCGCCAAGGCCCGCGCTAACACGCTCAGTCTTCCGGAATTGCAGGGCGGTACCTTTACGATTACAAACGGCGGCGTATTCGGCTCCCTGCTCTCTACACCGATCCTGAATACCCCGCAGGTCGGCATTCTCGGCATGCACAAGATCCAGCTGCGTCCGATCGCGCTGGATGAGGAAAGAACCGTCAACCGGCCGATGATGTATATCGCCCTATCCTACGATCACCGGATCGTGGACGGTTCAGAGGCGGTAAGCTTCCTCGTCAAGGTTAAGGAATTGCTGGAAGATCCGGAAGCGCTGCTGCTGGAGGGGTAA